A part of Capsicum annuum cultivar UCD-10X-F1 chromosome 6, UCD10Xv1.1, whole genome shotgun sequence genomic DNA contains:
- the LOC107874310 gene encoding uncharacterized protein LOC107874310 translates to MAELKALCLGLKLALDHNLQPLDVETDSLEVLDLLSFPSPSYDKIVASCRSMLRSLGNPAVQHNFREANGAADILAEFGSSSTALSYVLLSPPEIVATQLKRDRDGVSTSRIISKASYNKLVSCVIICYA, encoded by the coding sequence ATGGCTGAACTAAAAGCTTTATGCTTGGGTCTGAAATTAGCTTTGGACCACAACCTCCAGCCATTGGATGTTGAAACTGATTCGCTTGAAGTCCTAGATTTACTTTCCTTCCCATCACCTTCTTATGATAAAATTGTTGCTTCTTGCAGGTCAATGTTGAGGAGTTTGGGGAATCCAGCGGTACAACACAATTTCCGTGAAGCCAACGGTGCAGCGGACATCTTAGCCGAATTTGGGTCCTCATCAACCGCCTTGTCATATGTTTTGTTATCTCCTCCCGAGATCGTTGCAACTCAGTTGAAACGGGATCGTGACGGAGTCTCTACTAGTAGAATTATCTCTAAAGCATCTTATAATAAGCTAGTCTCTTGTGTTATCATCTGCTATGCCTAG